The Gemmatimonadaceae bacterium genome includes a window with the following:
- a CDS encoding CAAX prenyl protease-related protein, with protein sequence MPVRAAVPWVVPFALFMVLLAALKPLAIPQPWNAALWIVLLVAALLVFSRDVITLVPKHFLLSTAVGIGVFMLWIAPDALWPGYRSHWLFDNSVVGHPTAGLSVSERGDVLTLWLRAARAVLLVPILEELFWRGWLPRAVDSFDDFRARPLGSFTTLSFVATALLFASEHGSYWDVGLLCGLIYNLWMARTRSIADLIWTHAVTNGCLSAYVVLANQWQYWA encoded by the coding sequence ATGCCCGTCCGCGCCGCTGTCCCCTGGGTCGTCCCGTTCGCCCTGTTCATGGTGCTGCTGGCCGCGCTGAAGCCGCTGGCGATCCCGCAGCCGTGGAACGCGGCGCTCTGGATCGTGCTGCTGGTCGCGGCGCTGCTGGTGTTCAGCCGGGACGTGATCACGCTGGTGCCGAAGCACTTCCTGCTCTCGACGGCGGTGGGGATCGGCGTCTTCATGCTCTGGATCGCCCCGGACGCGCTCTGGCCTGGGTATCGCAGCCACTGGCTCTTCGACAACTCGGTGGTGGGACATCCCACCGCGGGGCTGTCGGTCTCCGAACGCGGTGACGTGCTCACGCTGTGGCTTCGGGCGGCACGGGCCGTGCTGCTGGTGCCGATTCTCGAGGAGCTGTTCTGGCGCGGATGGCTGCCGCGGGCGGTGGATTCGTTCGATGACTTCCGCGCCCGGCCGCTCGGCAGCTTCACGACGCTGTCGTTCGTGGCCACGGCGCTGCTCTTCGCCAGCGAGCATGGCTCCTACTGGGACGTGGGACTGCTCTGCGGGCTGATCTACAATCTCTGGATGGCGCGCACGCGGTCCATCGCCGACCTGATCTGGACCCACGCCGTCACCAACGGCTGCCTGTCGGCGTACGTGGTGCTCGCCAACCAATGGCAATACTGGGCCTGA